One window of the Sebastes umbrosus isolate fSebUmb1 chromosome 1, fSebUmb1.pri, whole genome shotgun sequence genome contains the following:
- the tspo gene encoding translocator protein: MWLPMLGMTALPHLGGFYGGYITRKEVKNWYPTLQKPSWRPPNAAFPVVWTCLYTGMGYGSYLVWKELGGFTEDAVVPLGLYGCQLALNWAWTPIFFGAHKLKLALMEIMLLTGVVGATMVSWYPISRTATMLMAPYLAWLCLATSLNYCIWRDNSEDKEE; this comes from the exons ATGTGGCTGCCCATGCTTGGTATGACCGCCTTGCCGCACCTGGGAGGGTTCTATGGTGGTTACATCACACGCAAAGAGGTGAAGAACTGGTACCCGACTCTGCAGAAACCATCATGGCGCCCACCAAATGCAGCATTCCCTGTAGTGTGGACCTGTCTGTATACCGGCATGGG GTATGGCTCCTACCTGGTGTGGAAAGAACTGGGAGGTTTCACTGAGGATGCAGTGGTTCCACTGGGACTTTATGGGTGTCAGCTAGCTCTGAACTGGGCCTGGACTCCGATCTTCTTTGGTGCACACAAGCTGAAATTG GCTCTCATGGAGATTATGCTTCTCACTGGGGTCGTCGGAGCCACCATGGTGTCTTGGTATCCCATTAGCCGCACTGCCACAATGCTGATGGCGCCCTACCTGGCCTGGCTGTGCCTCGCCACCTCTCTCAACTACTGCATATGGAGAGACAACAGTGAGGATAAAGAAGAGTAG